Genomic window (Granulicella arctica):
TACTTCTGTATAGAAGCCGTCGAGGTCCATGCGAGGTCCGTAGATATTGAAGTAGCGGAAGGCGACGTAAGGTAGTTGGAACATCTCGTAGTAGGAACGGAGCATCTGCTCGTTTGCGATCTTTCCAGCTCCGTAGAGAGTCCGGTTATTAAAGGGATGCGCCTCGTCCATCGGAAGATAGGAAGGATCGCCATAGACGGATGCTGACGAGGCAGCGACGATCTTTTTGACGTTATGGCGAACCGCACTTTCGAGGACGTTGAGGGTGCCCCCCATCAAAACCTCGACGGCCTCGCGGGGAGCTTCGGCGCAACGAGTGATGCGCAACGCTGCCTGGTGAAAGACGTAGTCAACGCCGCGCGTCGCTTCGTCTACAGCTTCGGCGTCACGGATATCTCCTTCCATCACGACGACACGACCTTTGCGGCGCGTTTCTTCCAGGTTTCGTAGATTGCCGCGAACGAAGTTGTCGAGAACGCGGATCTCTGCGGCACCGGCATCAAGCAGAAGGTCGGCCGTGGTGCTTCCGACAAATCCTGCTCCGCCTGTGATGAGTATGGTTGCTCCGTGTATTGGGTTCATCGTTTCTCTTTCTGGGTTTCTGAATAAATTGTTCTACATGGCATCGTGCCCTGATGCTTGCCGTCGGAATGAGTACAGTGGGTTGAACTTACTGGCGATACCGTATGATCCGCGCCGGGACTCCCGCTACGACCGCATATTCAGGGACATCCGACGTCACAACAGCGCCTGCGCCGACGATGGAATGCGCACCGACATGAACTCCGGGAAGAATGGTTGCGTTGGTGCCGATGTCGGCGCCAAAGCCGATGACGACCGCCTTGATCTCGAGATCGGTTTTAATGATGGGCGTGTCGAGTGGCAGACCAGTATGTGACGATCCGAGAACTTTGGCTCCGGGGCCCCATCCAACATAATCCTCGATAACGAGGTTTCGAGCGTCGAAGTAGGATTGAGGTCCAATCCAGACGTGACTGCCGATTCTGCAGGTGCCATCGAAGCGCCCCTGAATCATGGTCTGTGCGCCGAGGAAGACGGCATCTCCAATCTCGAAGGTTTCAGGGTGCTTGACGACGACATCAGCTTCTACTCGCAGCCCGTGTCCAACGGAGGCGCACATGGCCTGGTAGATGCTTGTGAGTTGAAGGGAATCAAATGAAGAGGCCGCGCCTCGATAGCGAGCGTGCATCGCCAGGAGTTCAGTCAGCGTGAAATGCGCTCTTAGATGAGCGGCGTAATCGCGCTGCCACATGGGATCTTTGGTGATCTCGGCGCTTCCGAAGACGGCCTGGACCGTCCGCAAACCGATCTCTTCGAGGCTAGCAGGCATGGCAACTCTCCATCAGTTCGAGGGCGATGTGCGAGATAGCCTCGGTGCGAAGTCCAGGGTACATAGGCAAGGAGATAATGCGGTCCTTGAGGCGCTCGGTGATGGGAAGATCGCCGAGGCTATAGCCAAGCGAACGGTATGCCTCCTGGAGGTGGAGCGGGGTGGGATAGTGGAGACCAGTCTCGATGCCTGCATCGGTGAGTTGCTGTCGCAGTAGGTCGCGATTATCAGACTGAATAACGTAGAGATGATAGACGTGGTGGGCACCGCTTCGTTCAGAGGGAAGTGTGACGTCCAGATCTTTGAGCGCGTGGGTGTAGGTTGCTGCTGCTTCGCGGCGCTGATCGTTCCAGCGGTCGAGGTGCTTCAGTTTTACGGAGAGAAAACCACCCTGGAGACCATCCATGCGCATGTTCAAGCCTGGGAAGATATGCTCGTAGCGCTTTGAAGAGCCATGGTCACGCCACAGGCGAATCTTCCGGGCGAGCGCGTCGTCGTTCGTGGTGACTGCGCCACCTTCCCCACAGG
Coding sequences:
- a CDS encoding acyltransferase, with the protein product MPASLEEIGLRTVQAVFGSAEITKDPMWQRDYAAHLRAHFTLTELLAMHARYRGAASSFDSLQLTSIYQAMCASVGHGLRVEADVVVKHPETFEIGDAVFLGAQTMIQGRFDGTCRIGSHVWIGPQSYFDARNLVIEDYVGWGPGAKVLGSSHTGLPLDTPIIKTDLEIKAVVIGFGADIGTNATILPGVHVGAHSIVGAGAVVTSDVPEYAVVAGVPARIIRYRQ
- a CDS encoding NAD-dependent epimerase/dehydratase family protein, producing MNPIHGATILITGGAGFVGSTTADLLLDAGAAEIRVLDNFVRGNLRNLEETRRKGRVVVMEGDIRDAEAVDEATRGVDYVFHQAALRITRCAEAPREAVEVLMGGTLNVLESAVRHNVKKIVAASSASVYGDPSYLPMDEAHPFNNRTLYGAGKIANEQMLRSYYEMFQLPYVAFRYFNIYGPRMDLDGFYTEVLIRWIDAIEAGQPPKIFGDGKQSMDFVFVEDVARANVAGLVADITDEVFNVGFGLQTTLNELCHLLLKVTGSSLQPEYHVSRKVNNVQTRLAAIDKAERLLNFRAKTDLEAGLRSLIAWRHTAKADTAACVGASV